The genomic window TTCAAGGATTAATGGAGTTATTAAAAACAGGAAAATTAGAAGTTTATAATAAAGTTAAAAAAGCAACAGGAAACCCGATTACGTTAGATGAATTAATAGAAGAATATGATCTCGATCCCATTGCTTTACAAAGTTTAGCCAAAGAAAAGATCGGTGTTGAAATTATCCCCGCAGTCATCAAAGGAGAAACCTACGAAGAAGCAAGAAGACGGGTAAGATCCGTATTTGTTCATGTTAATCGTATGGCCATGTCTTTGAGTAAAGGACAGTTAGTTTTATTGAACGAAGATGATGGGTTTGCTATTGTTTCTAGACGACTTGCAATTACTCACCCATTGCTAAAAGATCGAGATGAAAAAGACTGGAATCCTAGGGTAAATTGGGACAGTGCAACCATTTCCAATAAATCCACTGTTTTAAGCACATTACAAGCATTACAAGACATGACAGAGGGATATTTAAAATATAAGTTTCCCCATTGGAAAAGTAAAGATAAAAAGAACTTGATTGCGTTACGTCCCGATGATAAAGAAATAGAAGAAGGATTAAAGTTATTATCTGAATTATTCGATGGGTTAGCCAGTTTACCCAGTTATCGACAATTAGAACATGGGATTAAAACTTACGAATTGAGACGTTTTAATCATGAAAACGGAGGAGGGGAAGGAAACTTTTTATTTCGTCCTGTAGGACAAATCGCCTTAGCACAAGCATTAGGTTTTTTAGTATTTCATAAAAACTTTAATTCAAAAAGTATTATAAACAAGCTCATTTATTTTGATGAGATTGGAGGATTTAGTTATATGGATACATCTCAATCTGTTTGGTATGGGGTTCTTTATGATCCCATGAAAAAACGAATTCAAGTATCAGGTAAAAAATTAGCAAGTCGATTATTAATTTACTTATTAGGTGGACTAAAAGATGATTTAGAAAAAGCAGAAATCCGTCGAGAACTAGCTGAAGCAAGAACCATTAAAGATGCTGCTACGAATGAGGAAAAAACCATCGATTTTCAAGGTAACTTTGTTAACCCTAAACAAGTGGGTTTACCTAATATTTTAGTTGATAATTGATACTGATTATGGCATGATCATTTGTAAATATATAATAATATTGCTTTAACATGAATCCAGATACTATTTTTCAACTTTTACAACAATCTTTTCGAGTTGGGGTAGGTTTCACGGCCGCTATTTTAGAAACGCTCCAAGATCCCCAAAAACGTAATAAAACCTTATCGGAACTGCAACAAGAAATTGCTCAAAAAATCGAAGAATGGGCAAAAAAAGGCGAAATAACTGAAAAAGAAGCCCGTGAATTCGTCGATCAATGGTTAAATTCTCAATCATCCCCTAATAGTCCCCAAGGATATCCTTCTTCAACCAACACTAAAGCTAACGTTAACCAAGAAATTCAACAACTGACTGAAAAAATTATCACCCTCAGACAAGAACTTGAAGACCTACGAGAGAAAAAAAAGTCTTAAACCTCTAGAAATAAATGTTTAAGACCATAAGGGTTAATTATTTATAATTCCTGAACTCCGAACTCCGAACTCCGAACTCCGAACTCAGGGTATGGTTTAATCATTAGACCAAGTTTCTGAACTAATCAGATCACCAATGCGATCGCGTAATAGATACTCGAATTTTTCTAGTTCGTGTTCAACCCAGATCCATTCCCTAGGGGGAATATAATCGCATAAGCTAGAAATCGGTTGTTGACGGCTAATCACACCACGATCAACCAGATGACGGGCTTCTTGTTGTATAAAATCGATAGAATAACGGGAAAAACTAACAGGAAAGTGTGTGGAAAGATTCATAAGTAGAACACCAAACCAGTGAAAATCAAGACCCTGACCCTTAGAATGATCGAACTTACAGACGAAAGCTGCAAAGTCTTTTTGTATTCTTAATTACATTTTCTCCCTAATTGTGTCAGGAAGTGGTAAATTTTTTGTTTTCCTTTAGAATTACTTTCTTTGACATAATTTAAGTCCTAATCTGGGGACTAGGACTCATTTCATATATTCAAAAAGGTTGATTGATAACAAGATATCGTGGGGTTGTTGATGGAACAATCAGACTTGCTAAGAGAATAAAAATAATGTTATGATGGTATGTTAATCATTCTCCCAAGTTTCACAAGCCATCAAGTCTCCAATTTGATCCCGTAATAAATACTCACATCTTTCTAATTCAGTTTCAATGCAAACCCACTCGCGGGGAGGAATAAACTCACAAAGAACATAAAGAGGTTGCTGACGACTCACGACACCACTCTCTACTAGATGACGTACCTCGTCTTTAATCATATTAATGGTGTAAGTCGTAGAAGGGGCTGAACTAGGAGGAGAAGGTAGGGTAATAGAACTCATAGAAATTTACCAAGTGACTAGGAAGGCTTACTGTTTACTATAATCTAATTTTGCCTAATAATAAACTGATTTTTTGCTGTAACAAAGACTACATTTTCTCCTTTTCGTTCTGAAGCCCCTTTATATCATAGTTTACAGGATGTTAAAAAATATTAATTTAGCAGTGACCAGTTATAATCATCAGGGAAAAATAAGAAAGGTCGAGAGTTGGGTGATCTCTTAGGTTTCGATAGATTTTTTCTTCGGGTTGGTTTGCCCGTTCTACAATGAAGGCATGATCCAATAAGTTTAAACGTTCTAACCTATGCCAAACTTGAGAATAA from Crocosphaera subtropica ATCC 51142 includes these protein-coding regions:
- a CDS encoding DGQHR domain-containing protein, whose amino-acid sequence is MDQDITNKIRQQDTEEKQALTLLLERYLSDQDQLFVQKTQMGTTQGYLSSVSLEWLARRVHFALELPLFRRKYDPETNNIIRDSETVEELQQRPLDWSRQSHLAQYLAVLNNHKFPPILVVISQDWVNDPTASEWDFEHRAKVSVDNFTSLDKNDSIGLLNIGENYSIFALDGQHRLMGIQGLMELLKTGKLEVYNKVKKATGNPITLDELIEEYDLDPIALQSLAKEKIGVEIIPAVIKGETYEEARRRVRSVFVHVNRMAMSLSKGQLVLLNEDDGFAIVSRRLAITHPLLKDRDEKDWNPRVNWDSATISNKSTVLSTLQALQDMTEGYLKYKFPHWKSKDKKNLIALRPDDKEIEEGLKLLSELFDGLASLPSYRQLEHGIKTYELRRFNHENGGGEGNFLFRPVGQIALAQALGFLVFHKNFNSKSIINKLIYFDEIGGFSYMDTSQSVWYGVLYDPMKKRIQVSGKKLASRLLIYLLGGLKDDLEKAEIRRELAEARTIKDAATNEEKTIDFQGNFVNPKQVGLPNILVDN
- a CDS encoding DUF4327 family protein, with translation MNLSTHFPVSFSRYSIDFIQQEARHLVDRGVISRQQPISSLCDYIPPREWIWVEHELEKFEYLLRDRIGDLISSETWSND
- a CDS encoding DUF4327 family protein, translating into MSSITLPSPPSSAPSTTYTINMIKDEVRHLVESGVVSRQQPLYVLCEFIPPREWVCIETELERCEYLLRDQIGDLMACETWEND